The Brassica oleracea var. oleracea cultivar TO1000 chromosome C6, BOL, whole genome shotgun sequence genomic interval TAGATTCTTACTAGATTTAGTTTTTTACGGAATTAAGTCTTAATAAAACGAAATTGAATTAATGAACTATAAAAAAGAGGATGTTAAAGACTCATATATAGCTTGGTATCAAATTTGATCTACTCTTTTCTTTCCTCCTCTTTCGTTTCCATCATATTTATTTTGATTTTTTAGAATTTCCATTTATTATTAGTATTCTTCCTAAAGGTATGAAACACTTTGATCGATATACCCCCACATTTTCGTAAGTTAAAACTTTAAAATGTTAAACTTGACACTCACTATTAGGTCTCGACATTCGGGTTTGAGTTGGGTAGATTCTTACTAGATTTAGTTTTTTTTTTATAGAATAGTTATTAAGACTTGCATATTGTAGATCGGTCCTCCTAATCAATTTTGTGTCAATTTGGTTCTAATATTTTATACATGTAAATTTCTAAATAATGGGCATTCTTCAATTCAATCTTTTTATTTTATTTTTAGCAACACTGAATTTACTCGAAAATATATAAAATATAAATAAATCAGAAATAACTAAAATGATATATTATATAAATTTAAAATTAGACATTAAAGTTTTATACTATCTAAAATATCACAAATTTTTAAATGAACTAATATTTTGATTATAAATACATAGAAATTTAAAGGTTTAAACATGCATGGACATTCAATTTTTCATTTGAGTTTGAATCGGTTTTTATACTTTTTGGACATAGAGATTTTAGATTCATATAGATAAGTTTTGGTCCGGTTTAAATTCAATGTTTAAGTTTTGGTTTGAGGTTTCGGATCAGAATAAAACTCCCAGGACGATTCACTATTTATCATATAAGTCCTTTTTCAAATTAAAATAATGCAAGTTCTACTATAGTTTTTTAATCTGGTTAAACAGAAAGAAATATGTTTTTTTAATAATCAGAATCATGTGAATTAAGTCAACTATTCGACTGCAACAATGGGCCGACATTCACGTGCTTGCACCCGATTTCCCACGCATTATGGCTTTTAAAAAGATTCACGATGATAAAACAAATTATAACTCAAGACAACAAAAGAAAAAGCCCAACTCTTCTTTTTCTTCTTATAGGTTGTAAACGTTAATCATTATATTAATTAGGTGGACTATCCACCGTGGATATAAAATTTATACATACAATTATCATTTCTAATTCTATGCTTTCTTTCTTTTAATGTTGATGAGTCATACAGTAACTGTAATTTCTGGTAAATACAACAAAGAGGACTGAATTATTTAGTTTCCTTAAATTACCGTGGGGAAACATTATCAATTATCATTAGTTATTGATATGGGACAGTCGAGAAACATGAAGTCAATAATACAAAGAAAATATAATAATGTTGCACGAGTGGTGCTGTGCTGGATTGAGCCAGTGAGAGAATTACTGGAGTCTTTTTTAATCTAGATTTTAGTTTTAAAAACAAATACGAGTACAAACCGATGACGATTTCAATAAAATGCAATTTTCCTTAATTTAAAAGCCTCTCGTATGTCATTAATATGAATGTGAACAGCTCACTTTATGCAAAACATTTATTGGGTAAGCAAATGTCATTAGATGTGTCGATTATATAACTCTAGACAATAGTGTACATTTTGATTTGATGTTTGGATATTCACTAAATCCAGAAGTATTTGTCCCGGTTCAATGTGCATAGATTTATAGTTAGTGCCACTTAACTTATTATATAGTATTGCATGATTTGATTTGCATCTAACCTATTAGAATTTAATAAAATAATTATAGTAACCCAATAGTATAATTTATTCGTGCTCATATTATTTTTTTGTTCGTAGCTTGAGTATGAGTGATTTTTATTTTTTAATCAACCCTATCGGCTGATCCGGTCGACCCCGGGAGAAATACACTTAGTGCTACAGAATGGACTAGTCCGAAAGCATACCACACTGTCTGATCCGAGTTTGGAATACCTTCCGACTAATGTTAGAGGTGGACCAATCATCTGTTATGGTCCACCATGTAAACCACTTGGACCGAAGCCCAAGCCTAGACTGGCCAAGTAGTGATAATTTAGTTCCCAGAGGAAATCAAACACATGACTGGTGTGGATACACACCAAACCCCAAGAGATTGCGACTAGGTTATTACCACTTGGTTGAGTATGAGTGATTAATAATCGGTCCCTTAATAATCAAATGCAGGGATGGGTATTTTGTTGTCTATAAATCCTGGCAATAATTAAATTATTCATAGGGGGAAGAAGAAGAAGAAGAAGAAAAACCGATAATAATTTCACGATCCGTTAATCTCCAGCTGTGCTTAGCTGTCATACAATTTCAATATTTGCTTCACGTACGTATGTATACACAAACACGTGATATAGGCATATTATTGGACGACAAAACATGGTATTGAACGTAAATTTGTGAATTTCTTTGATAGTAAATCGCTAATGACGGTTTTTGTGCGTGTGCTATATGGTGTGTGATGTGTCTCTAATACCAAAGTTTACAGTATGCACGTTTGTAACTTGAGACTAACCGTGGGCATTAGACCCCGAACCGAATAGAAATCAAGCTGATATTCGTAAATATTTGGACATTTCTTATATTTTTGGAACCGCACAATTAGTATTAGATTTATTACTGAATCGTTATTTGTGACTTTCTGTGAATATAATAAAATCGCAATTGTGATTAGTGTGTATGTGTGCGCTAATGTGAAGACGGCGAGTTTCCCTCAAGAGAAGAAACAATAACAAGAGATGATGAAGGTTTGACAAAACGGCTTACTCAAGAGTCAAGAACAGAGTAAAGAAGACTGAAAAATGGAAGCTTTGCAAGAAGATATGAGAAACAAGAAAAAGGAGCACAAAACTTATCCAGTTCACTCATATGTTAATAAGGAAGCTACATTTGATCGAGTCGGCAACCCGGAATCAACTAGATTCATAACAGAGTTTTCAAGAAGAAATTACATATATTCTACGCTAATGCCTTTCACTAGCATTCATTGTATACTTAACTTCTACCTTGTGAGTACTAGCTGTTTACAAAGCTTTTTTTTTTTGGTCAAAGAGTACTTCATTCATTATTAAAGGTTTTACGCTCCATTAGAGGAGACTGATACAACAGAGCTGGCAAGAGCCAACTTAGCAACTGAATCAGCTTCAGAGTTTTGCAAGCGAGGAATAAAATGAAAGGAGATTACATTAAAGTAGGTGCTAAAATGATAGATATCGAACAAAATCCTATACAGAGCCGGCCTTGATTCCTTCTGTTTCAGCATCTTGATGAGAGTAAGAGAATCAGACATGATCGCAAGGGTTTTAATGTTCGAGAAAGCCGCAGTCATAACTGCCAGACGAATTGCAAGGGCCTCAGCCATCAACGCAAATGATACAAGGCTCCGAGTGGCGGAGATCCAGGGGAGACGAGTCAGGGTGGGAGAGCCAGAGAAGAGACCTCCCAGCCCGCACATACCAGAGCGGGCATCCCATGCTGTTTACAAAGCTTATACTCTCAATACTATTATCTCTTTAGCTTTCTATCAATCATATAAAATATGATTCTTTAACTCGCTCTCTTACCTTATAAGCATCAATATGTAATAAACACAACTCTTAGGGCTTCTCTTGCGGGTTCCTTTCTTAGCCATTGACCTTACATATGCTCTTGCATCTTGCCAAAGCAGTATCACACCATTAGGACTAGCATACAAACCGTCTTTTTGACTGCTCCAAAGCAAAGGCAGCTTATTTGTGATTTCCTCAAATAATTTTTTTTTAGGGTAAACATTTCCTCAAATAGTTGTTGCTTTAGTGTGGTCTTTAAAGTAGGCTATGCCCAACCTTGATTCGATTTACATCAACATGGTTAACATGTTGACATCTTCCACATCTCTAAGACCAAAGTTTGCAAGTGGTAATAAAACTGCGAAAACAATAAATGCCCAAAACGTTAAAAGAAACCTTTGTATTCACCTCGACTAATTTTTGAATCATATACAAATTTAAAAAGGGAGTTGTCCCAAAAAAAAAAAAAAAAAAAAAAAAAAGGGGGGAAAATCATAATTAATACAAAAATGGTGAATCTGCACGAATCTAACGGTTGGAACTCATCGGATCTCAAAAGTAAAAGTGAAGCTAAGTTTCTATGGTGATGAAGTCGTCGCTAGAATCTTCCATCGTTAGTTCGTCAACAACTTCACCCATACTAGGCCGCCGATCTGGATCATCTCCAGTGCACCTCACACCAATCCGTAAAACATTCTCTATCTCCTCCGACGACGTTTCATCATCAGCAGCGGCGGCTACGACCGTATGATGAAGCAGATCCATCCACTCACCTTTTTCCACGGCTGAGCCAATCCACTCCACCACATTCGTCCCGCCAGCTCTATTCAATCCGGCGTATTGCGACGGAAACTTCCCCGTCAAGATCTCTAACACCACGACCCCGAAACTAAACACATCAGACTTCGAAGAGACGGTTTCATCGGGAGAGTTATACGCTACTAGAGATTGAACTTGATCGTCGAGGTTAATCAGTCTCTGTAGTCCGAACTCGGAGATGAGTGGCTCGCCGTCGTCGGCTAGGAATATATTACTCGACTTTAGGTTTCCGTGAGGTAAGCTTAGAAACCCTAACTCCTTGTGGAGGTAACACATCCCTCTCGCAATTCCAAGGATGATTTTAAACCGTGAAGGCCAATCTAACCGAGAAGCCTCCCCGGGATCGCCGTGTAACCGGTGAAGAAGACTCAAGTTGGGGACGTATTCAGACACAAGCAGTTTCTCGTCTTGTCGGAAATGGTAAGCAAGAGGTGTTAATGCATTCTTGTGTCGCAAGCTTCCTAAGTTTTTAATCTCCTTGTCGAACACGTCTAAACTCACTTGATTCATCACCGTCACACGCTTCACCACCACCGTGACACCGCTCTCGATCACTGCCTTGTACGCAGATCCCACGCTTCCGCTGCTGCTAGGCCGGCTGCCACCGCCACCAGAGTCTCCGAGAACGTGAGCCTCTGCTTTCATCAAGTCTGATAAACGGAAAACACCCTTTTCTTTGTTCACCATCACCAAATCCGCCGTCCCCGTCAAACCTGTTGATCTATCACTCAGCTCGCCGGAGCGACTGCTCTTACTCTGCCTCGAGCCACCAGTTCTTGATCCGTCAACTATTACCTGTCAAACAACATCAAGAAGTTTTTCTTTATAAGTTAAAAACTCTCTTTAACACCGGATCCGTTTTAGGCATAACCAGATGAAACATTCGTCTTAATCCCCAAAATTTAAATGGATAATATGTATAAATCATTTGATCCTAAAATTGATTAATAAAAATATGTATTGATCATTTACTGTACAGTTCGTATATGTTTTAAGCCCCGTAAATCTCAGAACCTACTATGGTGAAGTGAAGAAAGTGATAGTGGACTAACCTGGATTTGTTGGTCGTCGTTGCTTTCTTGTTCAGAGGCACGACGCGTCCTCTTCCTCCTCTTTCTCCTCTTTTTCTTCTTCTTGAAGAACAAGGAGATGATGGTAACCACTAAAAGGAACCCTAGTGTACCAAATGCTATATAGTATTTGGTCTTATAGGCATCTTTCATTGTCCCGTCTATTAAAATCGATGCAGTCGCATCTTTCGGCTGCGTGCATGTAGTTGCTAGCTGCTCACCGCAAAGGCCAGGATTCCCCGCGAAAATCCTCACGTCAAATTTCGACAAACCGGATGGTATTCCTCCGTTTAGTCTGTTGTTTGAGAGATCAACATCAACTAAACTCGGTTGGGTGAAGTTCGGTATATTCCCAATGAACTGATTGTTTTCGAGGTGTAACGTTATTAGATTAGGCAACTTAGTGGCCAACGAGAGAGGAATGAGACCAGAGAACTCGTTGTTTGAGAGCCAAACTTTCTTCAGAGAAACCATTGTTGAGAAATAGTTGGAAGGGATGTTACCAGAGAACCGGTTACCCGATAAATAAATAGATTTCAGACCGGTTAACCGGTTAAATTCGGGTATATCACCGGAGAAGGAGTTGTTCATTATGCTTAAGGTGCGTAACGCTGGTAAGTCCATTAAGGAGGCAACGTCGATGGTTCCTGAGAGACCCATCTGTTCGAGCCGTAAGCCAAAGACTGAGTTTTTGTTGCAGAGTATTCCGACCCATAGTTGCACTCCTCCACAAGGGTCTGAATCTGGTGTCCAAGAATCGAGAGGCGTGGCGTAGTTTAATGACTGCTTGAACTTCAACAATGATTCTGATTCAGTTATTGAATTTGCGGGAAGTGCTGTTAGGAATAGTAGGAACGGCCATATTAGCCAGGCCATGGCCATTTACTCTTGTTTTCAAGAACCTTGTGTTTTTTTTTTTTTGTTTCTAATTTTCTTTGTTCCTGTCTTGTTTCTCGCTCTGTCTCTGTTTTTCTTTGGCGTTTGTGATCCACTGGATGAGAGATAGTTAGGAGCTTATGGCGAGAATGTTCGTTGAAAGAGTCAAGGTTGAGAAAAGGTAAAGCTATTATTAAGTGTTGCTAATTTGAGTCGAAGCCCAAACTGGAGTAGAATTACTTTTTTTTTTTTTAATTGTGGGAAGGATGTGTTAATTAATGCAGTTTTACACAACGTAATTGATACATTTTTGGACAAATGTATATATGTATCATTTGTTATCCCCTATATATATTAATCACGGATCATTACAACATGTTTTTTAGCCACGTGTCATAACGAGGATGATTTTTAGAATTCTTAGAAAAATAAGTTGGTCCATATAAACATATAGTATGTTTTTTTATTAAACTAACTATCATACGGAATTACATAATATGATTAACATATATATGACAATTAATGGTTATGAATATTTGATAACAAATTTTGTATTCTCTCTCTTTTTTGTTTAATTTTATATTATTAAAATAAATTAAACATTTACATTAAACATATAATAAAAATAGTTTTTTCTTATATATTATATTTTGAATTTTTAAAAACGACTATATATATTACTAAAAATGGTAAAAATTCCACACTGAAAATTTTGTGATCAATAGTTTAACTTTTTTTTGTTCAAACAAGATACAAATGATCATATATATCGTAGGGGTGAGCGTTCAGGTATCCGTTCGAGTTCGTATTAGGTATTTAGGATTTTTGGGTATTTCAGTATAAATGTATAGAAACCGTTCGGATATTTCTACACTTCGGGTTCAGATATTTTATGTTTGGGTTCAAATATTTTGGACTTTTTGGTATTTAAATTTTGAAGAAAAAATAAATAAATTATTCATTGTTTAAGATTTTTGTATTTAAAATATACTTTTAATTTAAATGGTTTTCTAATTTTTAAAAGATTAAACTATTAATAGGTTTGGAGATAAAACTTTAAAAATAGAAAGACACTAATTTAGTTGTTGTTTTGAAATTTTAGATGCAACTTTTGTTAATGCAAGAAACAAGAGCTTGATATGTATTTTAAGTGAGTAGCAAATGATTTTGTCCATAGTTATATGTACATTATCTAATTTTGAACAATGTGCATCATTAATATAAACATTTTGAATAAAACGAGAGAAGTAAACTAGAAATATATGATTAATTATACTTATGTTTGGTTATCTTCGGATATCCATTCAGCCGTTCAGGTTTGAATATTACCCGTTTGAGCTCGGATATCCAATTTCTTCGAATTCAATAACCGTTCGGGTATTTTGCTACTTCGGTTTGGATTTTCGGATCGGATTCAGATACAGATTTGGGTATCAGATAAAATGTCTAGTCCTAATAAATCGTATGAATATGAAGTCTCATTAATAGATATTCATATTTAATATATATATATATATTAATATCATTTGAAATAAATTATATACTATATAAAAATATAAAAATATGTTAATTCAAAATTTGCAGTGAAAATTATTGAGATCTTAATATTTTAATTTTGAAATTTGTATTGAAAAATTTCACATCAAAAGTTTTGTGATTAATGATTTAAATTTTTGTTATAGCAAATATATAAATGTTAAAAAATTATATGAGTAGGAAGTGTCAATAATAAATATTTGTATTAGATTGGAACACTAACTTGTTAATAGAGTTTGCCGGTGATTTTTTTTCAAAATTTTGATTCTTAGATATGTATTTGGAGTGAAACTAATTTTTACAGATGTCCATCTTTTTATTTGACACTTATGTAATTTACGGAATTCACAGAAGAAGTTAAAAACAAACGAAATTCATTTCAATGAAACAGAGACGATAGCGAAAGCACAATTTTATACAATTTTATAGAGGTAGAAAATTAAATCACTTATGGAGAGTCAATAGTAAACAAACCGAGAGCAGAAACCCTAATCCCCTTTCGTTATTGCCTATTTGGTTTTGGTGTTTTGTGTCATCCGTAAAATTTAATTTTCTTTTGTGCATATGAAGTCTTAAAAATAATTAAAATGAGTTGTAATACATTAAGTCTTCAACAATGATGACACATTTAAGAGACCAACATTGTATTCGTCATTTTACAATCAATAAAAATTGTAGTGTTGCAAAATGTTAAAACTATTTAATGAAAAAACATTATTATAAAAATTCACCCAGCTTATGAGCACAGATTATCATCTAGTATAAATTAATGGCAAAACATTTACATCGAATTTTATAAGTAAAACTGTGAGACTGTCCTAAATAAATGATAACAAAAACATATATGTATGTAGAATTATTGGCTGAAGACACGAGTGCTATTTAAATTAGTAACTCCTAAAGATTCTAAAAGCATCAGCAATGGTAATAGGCATATCTTTTTGCCCTAGCATGAACCATATCTTTTTCTCCATAACCCTGTTCAATAGATGTAAAAAAAACGCTGTTCAATAATTTGCAATTCTTAACTTTCAAGCTGAAATGTTTATTGGGCTCTGAGAAAACGATATAAATGTAAGGCGCGCGGGTGGCTGCCTTCTCCAAAAGAGTCTTGCAGGTTGGTAACATGAATATATGACTCGTCAAGATCATCTTATAAGATGAACACATAAAGAGTGATGGCATTAGCACACTGGTATTGGAAATTTGTATGTTTTCTCTTAAATTTACTCTTATATTCTTGACTAGGTTGTGCTACAGCAGCCACCACATTACGCCTGTGGATGCCTTTTCCTTCTGTCTGAGGTGCTAAAAGCAAGGCCCCCTCTATGGTAAGCATTTTTGTTGTTTTCTTTCTTCAAAACAAAATATATATATTGTACATTCAATTTAATCACTTGAGACTCGAAATCATTGATCAAAATATCCTTCTACAGGTGTATATATATATATATATTCCCAAATGTTGTAAAAAAAATTATACCCGATAAGTATTTCATCAATTTTGAGTATATTTTACATACAAATATTGATATCGATACTTCCCCTTCTTATAGTGATGGCATCATGATAGGTGTGCGAGAACAAATTGGTATAGTGGGTTGTGGGTAGTTAGTTAAATCATCTTAGATCTTTACTTGAGTGATATGATTAAGACATGCTTAGAGCAGATGTAACCTTAAAATCCCACTTAATTGGGGGGCATAAGAGAATATATCTTATTAAAAGAGAAATACAAATATAAACTCACCGTTAAAACAACCAATTATTTACAAGTGAATGTCAAATAATAATAAACTTATTTTTAAGCATTTATGTCTTTCCTAATTTATATTTCACTGCAAAAGTTACTTAATCTTAACTTTCAGTATTTATTGTCTTTTCCTAATTTATATTTCACTACAAAAATTACCTAATCATAACTTTCAGTATTTATTTTCTTTTTATCAATTAAAACAACCATAAAACATTCATATCTCTCTATTATTTTATGGGTTTAGTACAAATCTTTATTCTATTACTTTAGTATAAATATCTCTATTATTTTATTTTTATTTAGTTATTTCTGTCATTGAATTTAGTCAAATAAACTTATATAAACTCGACATATATTTAAATATAATTGATTTAGAATGTGGATGGGTGTGTCATTATTTAATAAACATGAAAATATGGTATAATGTTAAAATTAAAATAACTAATTAACTTACATAACGTAAAAAAAAATTAAACCGATCTAGGTATCCATTTACTAAATTTTGAAAATTATATTTTAAAATTACGTAGTTTATATTTCTTATTATTTATTAGTAATAATTATAAAGTAAAAATTAAAATTTACATAAAATAATCATTTATATATAATATTATTATTTTTTGATAATTTTGGTGTGATCTCAAAGGCTTTTTAGGTCTGAGAACTAATCACCAGGAGACCCATATAAATCCGGGTTTTCTTGCCACTTAAGACGTCTATGGGTGGCCAAGGGGAATCAAACCCAATATAATAGATAAAATATAGTAGAAATTAGTCTTTTAATATATTATTGGCAGTATATTTTCATATATACAAGTTCATTGAAAATCAAATACGGTAAATTTATACGATGATAAATGATGATATGATTGACTATAAAAAAAGAATATAATTACTCAATATAATAGATAAAATTATAATGTTTAAAATGTCATATTAAATAATTATGTTGTATGCGTAGATTATAAAAATATATTAAACAATTTATACAAAACAAAAATTTATTTATTTAAAAATAAAAACAAATACCCGCACTTATTAAAGCTTAAGAACATTTCCAAATCCGTAAAATGTATTAGGTAAAATCAGTATAAAACGCTGTAGACTATCGCGATTTAAAACTGAATAGATACTCATATTCATACATCGTAAAAATATTAATCTACAATATATCAGTCAATAATTACAACTACTCATAAAGAAAAATAAACGAAATGCATATATATTTCAACAACTATGTACTACTCCGTTAAGCCCTTATATACAAATACTTTAAGAAAACGATAAGTTATATTAGTTGTAAAAAAGCTTATTATGCATTTCTTTTACAAGAAGAGAAAACAAAAGTAGATTAGTTGCACAATTGTCGTGCACTTAGATGAACAACACGTCAGCACCAGCCCAACTGGCATGTCTCTGCTTTAATTTTGGACTCTTTTAATATAATCTACAAATTTCTCTTAAATAACTTTGTAACCTTTTTAGTAATAATATATTTAAATCTCAAAACAACAAAATAATATTGCTAAAAGTAATATACTTTAGAATATTTACTAAAAGCATCATTAATGGGATATTTTAGGGTAGAGTTCTTACCATAATATAAAAAAACATTTTTTAAATTTTAATTAAGAAAAATTAAGAAACGTCTTTTATATTACGCTAAAAATCACATTTTAAGAGACCCGTATTAATCATGCTCTATATATATGGAGCTACTTCGAAAAAAAGATAGCAGAACTGGACTTAATCATATCCTCACAATAAAAAAATAATTACAATGATAAGGCTGCTTGTCTGTTTCATGTAATGCATGTATATATGCATAATCATATATGTGCGAGTGTCATTTTCCTTTCTTAAGATCTTCAATAAAAATCTTGAAACAGGAGATATATATTTTTTAAAAATTATTAGGCCTAAATGATGGCTACATAAGTATATAAGTAAGTACATGACATTGGACGGTTATCTAATGTCTGATCATTAGCAGTACTATCTTACTATTTGATTTATTTTGCCATAAATAAGTATTTACGACCAATTATAAGAAGAAGTGTTTGAATTCGTTAAATGATTAACTTACCGTCCACAACCTTTTTGTTCGACAAAGACAGA includes:
- the LOC106297923 gene encoding uncharacterized protein LOC106297923; amino-acid sequence: MAKKGTRKRSPKTWDARSGMCGLGGLFSGSPTLTRLPWISATRSLVSFALMAEALAIRLAVMTAAFSNIKTLAIMSDSLTLIKMLKQKESRPALYRILFDIYHFSTYFNVISFHFIPRLQNSEADSVAKLALASSVVSVSSNGA
- the LOC106299372 gene encoding pollen receptor-like kinase 3; this encodes MAMAWLIWPFLLFLTALPANSITESESLLKFKQSLNYATPLDSWTPDSDPCGGVQLWVGILCNKNSVFGLRLEQMGLSGTIDVASLMDLPALRTLSIMNNSFSGDIPEFNRLTGLKSIYLSGNRFSGNIPSNYFSTMVSLKKVWLSNNEFSGLIPLSLATKLPNLITLHLENNQFIGNIPNFTQPSLVDVDLSNNRLNGGIPSGLSKFDVRIFAGNPGLCGEQLATTCTQPKDATASILIDGTMKDAYKTKYYIAFGTLGFLLVVTIISLFFKKKKKRRKRRKRTRRASEQESNDDQQIQVIVDGSRTGGSRQSKSSRSGELSDRSTGLTGTADLVMVNKEKGVFRLSDLMKAEAHVLGDSGGGGSRPSSSGSVGSAYKAVIESGVTVVVKRVTVMNQVSLDVFDKEIKNLGSLRHKNALTPLAYHFRQDEKLLVSEYVPNLSLLHRLHGDPGEASRLDWPSRFKIILGIARGMCYLHKELGFLSLPHGNLKSSNIFLADDGEPLISEFGLQRLINLDDQVQSLVAYNSPDETVSSKSDVFSFGVVVLEILTGKFPSQYAGLNRAGGTNVVEWIGSAVEKGEWMDLLHHTVVAAAADDETSSEEIENVLRIGVRCTGDDPDRRPSMGEVVDELTMEDSSDDFITIET